TCTAAACCATTTCTCACGTTCGCAGctttcgctgatcaagcatgtactGCAAATATTTTATACCCACAAagttaatatcgcatgcatgctgcagagtAGCTGGTATtctgcgaaaattaaatccgccaaaacctttctaatggtcattccgcgaaagtttataacCTTAAAATATACGGTAAACTAATGTCTAACATGTAACGACACAATATATGATTTGACATGGGTACATGCAGTCGTCCTAGGCTTTAAGTTGTTGGCCTAAATCATGTAGTTATTATTCAATGACTCACGTTGGATTTGTTGTTCTATTCTCCCTCTGAAGATCATTCTTCccagcagctgacagagtgAAGTGAGACAGTCCACACCAGCAGACTGCATCAAGGACTGCTctgtgggtgcatgtgtgtgcatgtgtgtgggtgtgggggtacATATAGCTGGAGTACATTTCAATGTTGAAATTGCAACAAATTACACAAACAGAAATAGTAAACTAGTATGATATCGTAAATAATGGCTTCTACAGTCCTAATAACTCACCAGTCCATAGGAGTCCAGGAACAGCTCGAGGTGTCTCTTAACACTCTCACACCCAGTAACTTGGCAAACACTGGCAACTATGGACAGAGagaaggagagagagagggagagagcaacattgaacacatgcactcaaGATAGCGTAGTCACAGtacaacacaaacacaaaaaATAAAATGTTGTGTGGAATCCACTTTGAAGGTTaaatttttttacagtgtCAGCTTTTAAGTACCCTGTTTCAGCGAAGCACTACTGTCTAAGAAATGTCAACCCATACACTATCACTAAAGCAAGTGGAGAGTTACTTTCATATCTTACTGCATGTTTACTCATCTCACTAGTTAATTTGAGCAGTGTCCCCAGGAGGTTGATGTGTTAGGGTATAGTGTCTGTGTTGTATTGTCTCAGCACAGagcagtgtctaactattatatagacatGAAATCATTCAACCAATATGCACAttttgtactataattatgtagggtGGGtagattataataataggtgCCTTACATGTGTAATAAATATATTGGTGTCGTACTAAGAAAGAGGATGAACAATATAAGAAGGCTAGGCTTGACAGactattttattttattttaagAGGAATATTTGGGTTCTATAATAACAGGTCTATAAGATGCATAATTtaagtgtgtacactgtatggtgatgatagtgtgtgtacacaacGAGCTGTTTAAacaaactagacactttcctggactgctttaactgctattGAGACAGAGGTTGAAAAATAAACTTGGAAGTGTATAAaagaagctataattatgaataaatTATCATAAAGGAAGTAAACAATTAATCACATTGAAACCTTCTCACTGTCAAGAAATAATTCGAGATGACACTAATAGAGATAATAAAGCTCATTAGAGTTCTTctgatttgctttctggctgacttcagcactggtaagactgactattcaattatagatttccttacattgacactgcatgtttcataatttaaaagcacaatattcagtgagtgcatgtggagagaccatgtccaatggaaacagtcactttcacctgcaccgCTGCTGGAGATTCCTTGAGATGGGAGCCATCAGATGTTACTGTCATCACTATCATCTCTTCTCCCTCTGGTCTCAATGTACCCAATGTTGTATCAGGTTACACCGTAACACTGATTGCATTCAATGACACTACATTAACATCTACTCTGTCAAgaacagcagagaatgggatcactgtgtcctgtgtggACCCACTGCCTAT
This is a stretch of genomic DNA from Halichondria panicea chromosome 1, odHalPani1.1, whole genome shotgun sequence. It encodes these proteins:
- the LOC135347397 gene encoding uncharacterized protein LOC135347397 isoform X3, translating into MQFASVCQVTGCESVKRHLELFLDSYGLQSLMQSAGVDCLTSLCQLLGRMIFRGRIEQQIQREQGLSETVYMGRTIVAAWHG